In Phragmites australis chromosome 16, lpPhrAust1.1, whole genome shotgun sequence, one DNA window encodes the following:
- the LOC133895621 gene encoding putative potassium transporter 12 isoform X1, whose translation MLMASMSDSETTNRGSMWELHQNLDQPMDEEASQLKNMYREKKFSSVLLLRLAFQSLGVVFGDLGTSPLYVFYNIFPRGVDDDEDVIGALSLIIYTLTLIPLMKYVFVVLRANDNGQGGTFALYSLLCRHAKVSTIPNQHKTDEELTTYSRQTYEENSLAAKVKRWLEGHAYKKNCLLILVLIGTCTAIGDGILTPAISVLSASGGIRVQNQKMSTDVVVIIAVVILIGVFCMQHYGTDKVGWLFAPIVLLWFILIGSVGAVNIHKYNSSVLKAYNPVYIFRYFRRGKAEIWTSLGGIMLSITGTEALYADLCHFPVLAIQIAFTLVVFPCLLLAYTGQAAYIICNKDHVVDAFYRSIPDAIYWPAFIIATLAAIVASQATISATYSIIKQALSLGCFPRVNVVHTSKKFLGQIYIPDINWVLMILCIAVTAGFKNQSQIGNAYGTAVVIVMLVTTFLMVPVMLLVWKSHWILVVIFIMLSLTVELPYFSACINKVDEGGWVPLVIAITFFIIMYVWHFCTVKRYEFEMHSKVSVAWILGLGPSLGLVRVPGIGFVYTELASGVPHIFSHFITNLPAIHSVVIFVCVKYLPVYTVPIEERFIMKRIGPKNYHMFRCVARYGYKDIHKKDDDFEKMLLDRLLIFVKLESMMDGYSDSEDFTMTEPRSTRALLLSEKAGSNTMCSTGDLSYSSQDSIVPAKSPLTGNSLTRYSSQMFGNELEFLNRCKDAGIVHILGNTVVQARRDAGVIKKIAVDYVYAFLRKLCRENSVIFNVPHESLLNVGQIYYI comes from the exons ATGCTAATGGCGTCGATGTCGGATAGCGAGACGACGAACCGGGGGAGCATGTGGGAGCTGCATCAGAACCTTGATCAGCCCATGGATGAGGAGGCCAGTCAACTGAAGAACATGTACAGAGAAAAG AAATTTTCGTCAGTTTTGTTACTGCGGCTTGCATTTCAGAGCCTCGGTGTAGTCTTTGGTGACCTAGGTACATCACCATTGTATGTCTTCTACAATATCTTTCCGCGTGGGGTtgacgatgatgaggatgttATTGGAGCTCTATCCTTGATCATTTACACACTCACTCTCATTCCTCTGATGAAGTATGTTTTTGTTGTCTTGCGAGCTAATGATAATGGTCAAG GTGGCACATTTGCTCTTTATTCTCTACTTTGCCGGCACGCAAAGGTCAGCACTATACCCAACCAACATAAGACAGATGAAGAACTAACAACATATAGTCGGCAGACTTATGAGGAGAATTCACTTGCAGCGAAAGTGAAGAGATGGCTAGAGGGACATGCATATAAAAAGAACTGTCTTCTTATTCTCGTTCTCATTGGTACATGTACTGCCATTGGAGATGGGATCCTTACTCCTGCTATATCAG TTCTTTCTGCATCAGGTGGAATAAGAGTTCAGAATCAGAAGATGAGCACAG ATGTGGTTGTAATCATCGCAGTGGTCATATTAATTGGCGTATTCTGCATGCAACACTATGGGACAGATAAAGTTGGATGGCTCTTTGCACCTATAGTGCTCCTCTGGTTTATTTTAATTGGGAGCGTTGGGGCAGTGAACATACACAAGTACAATAGTTCTGTTCTAAAAGCATATAATCCAGTCTATATATTCCGGTATTTCAGACGAGGGAAGGCTGAGATTTGGACATCTCTTGGAGGGATCATGCTTAGCATCACAG GGACTGAAGCATTGTATGCTGATCTATGTCACTTCCCTGTATTGGCTATTCAG ATTGCATTCACCTTAGTGGTGTTCCCTTGCCTTCTACTGGCGTACACTGGGCAGGCTGCTTACATTATCTGCAACAAGGACCATGTAGTTGACGCCTTCTATCGCTCCATTCCAG ATGCCATATACTGGCCAGCCTTCATCATAGCGACTCTTGCGGCAATAGTTGCAAGTCAAGCCACTATATCCGCCACCTACTCAATAATAAAGCAGGCTCTTTCACTGGGATGTTTCCCCCGCGTCAATGTTGTCCATACCTCAAAGAAATTTCTGGGGCAGATTTACATCCCTGACATCAATTGGGTACTTATGATTCTTTGCATTGCTGTAACTGCTGGATTCAAGAACCAAAGCCAGATTGGAAATGCATATG GCACTGCAGTGGTGATTGTTATGCTAGTAACAACATTCCTCATGGTCCCAGTAATGCTGTTGGTATGGAAGAGCCACTGGATCCTTGTTGTCATCTTCATCATGCTCTCATTGACTGTTGAGCTCCCATACTTCTCAGCCTGCATTAATAAGGTGGATGAAGGTGGTTGGGTCCCACTTGTCATTGCGATAaccttcttcatcatcatgtATGTGTGGCATTTCTGTACCGTGAAGCGTTATGAATTTGAGATGCACAGCAAGGTCTCTGTGGCCTGGATTCTGGGACTAGGGCCGAGCCTTGGCCTTGTCAGGGTCCCTGGGATAGGCTTTGTGTACACCGAGCTGGCAAGTGGCGTCCCTCACATCTTCTCCCATTTCATCACTAACCTCCCTGCCATCCACTCGGTTGTCATCTTTGTGTGTGTCAAGTACCTCCCAGTATATACAGTCCCAATAGAAGAACGGTTCATCATGAAGAGGATTGGACCAAAGAACTACCACATGTTTCGCTGTGTCGCTAGGTATGGATACAAGGACATCCACAAGAAAGATGACGACTTTGAGAAGATGCTCCTTGACAGGCTCTTGATCTTCGTCAAACTGGAGAGCATGATGGATGGCTATTCTGACTCTGAGGATTTCACCATGACAGAGCCGAGATCTACCAGAGCACTGCTGCTGAGTGAGAAGGCTGGGAGCAACACGATGTGCTCCACTGGTGACCTGAGCTACTCATCACAGGACTCCATTGTGCCGGCCAAGTCACCTCTCACGGGGAACAGCCTGACAAGGTACTCGAGCCAGATGTTCGGCAACGAACTGGAGTTCCTGAACCGGTGCAAGGATGCCGGCATCGTGCACATCCTTGGGAACACGGTTGTGCAGGCGCGCAGGGATGCAGGGGTCATCAAGAAGATTGCTGTGGATTATGTGTATGCCTTCCTTAGGAAGCTCTGCAGGGAGAACAGTGTGATATTCAATGTTCCCCATGAAAGCCTTCTGAATGTAGGCCAGATATATTATATATGA
- the LOC133895621 gene encoding putative potassium transporter 12 isoform X2: MSTDVVVIIAVVILIGVFCMQHYGTDKVGWLFAPIVLLWFILIGSVGAVNIHKYNSSVLKAYNPVYIFRYFRRGKAEIWTSLGGIMLSITGTEALYADLCHFPVLAIQIAFTLVVFPCLLLAYTGQAAYIICNKDHVVDAFYRSIPDAIYWPAFIIATLAAIVASQATISATYSIIKQALSLGCFPRVNVVHTSKKFLGQIYIPDINWVLMILCIAVTAGFKNQSQIGNAYGTAVVIVMLVTTFLMVPVMLLVWKSHWILVVIFIMLSLTVELPYFSACINKVDEGGWVPLVIAITFFIIMYVWHFCTVKRYEFEMHSKVSVAWILGLGPSLGLVRVPGIGFVYTELASGVPHIFSHFITNLPAIHSVVIFVCVKYLPVYTVPIEERFIMKRIGPKNYHMFRCVARYGYKDIHKKDDDFEKMLLDRLLIFVKLESMMDGYSDSEDFTMTEPRSTRALLLSEKAGSNTMCSTGDLSYSSQDSIVPAKSPLTGNSLTRYSSQMFGNELEFLNRCKDAGIVHILGNTVVQARRDAGVIKKIAVDYVYAFLRKLCRENSVIFNVPHESLLNVGQIYYI; encoded by the exons ATGAGCACAG ATGTGGTTGTAATCATCGCAGTGGTCATATTAATTGGCGTATTCTGCATGCAACACTATGGGACAGATAAAGTTGGATGGCTCTTTGCACCTATAGTGCTCCTCTGGTTTATTTTAATTGGGAGCGTTGGGGCAGTGAACATACACAAGTACAATAGTTCTGTTCTAAAAGCATATAATCCAGTCTATATATTCCGGTATTTCAGACGAGGGAAGGCTGAGATTTGGACATCTCTTGGAGGGATCATGCTTAGCATCACAG GGACTGAAGCATTGTATGCTGATCTATGTCACTTCCCTGTATTGGCTATTCAG ATTGCATTCACCTTAGTGGTGTTCCCTTGCCTTCTACTGGCGTACACTGGGCAGGCTGCTTACATTATCTGCAACAAGGACCATGTAGTTGACGCCTTCTATCGCTCCATTCCAG ATGCCATATACTGGCCAGCCTTCATCATAGCGACTCTTGCGGCAATAGTTGCAAGTCAAGCCACTATATCCGCCACCTACTCAATAATAAAGCAGGCTCTTTCACTGGGATGTTTCCCCCGCGTCAATGTTGTCCATACCTCAAAGAAATTTCTGGGGCAGATTTACATCCCTGACATCAATTGGGTACTTATGATTCTTTGCATTGCTGTAACTGCTGGATTCAAGAACCAAAGCCAGATTGGAAATGCATATG GCACTGCAGTGGTGATTGTTATGCTAGTAACAACATTCCTCATGGTCCCAGTAATGCTGTTGGTATGGAAGAGCCACTGGATCCTTGTTGTCATCTTCATCATGCTCTCATTGACTGTTGAGCTCCCATACTTCTCAGCCTGCATTAATAAGGTGGATGAAGGTGGTTGGGTCCCACTTGTCATTGCGATAaccttcttcatcatcatgtATGTGTGGCATTTCTGTACCGTGAAGCGTTATGAATTTGAGATGCACAGCAAGGTCTCTGTGGCCTGGATTCTGGGACTAGGGCCGAGCCTTGGCCTTGTCAGGGTCCCTGGGATAGGCTTTGTGTACACCGAGCTGGCAAGTGGCGTCCCTCACATCTTCTCCCATTTCATCACTAACCTCCCTGCCATCCACTCGGTTGTCATCTTTGTGTGTGTCAAGTACCTCCCAGTATATACAGTCCCAATAGAAGAACGGTTCATCATGAAGAGGATTGGACCAAAGAACTACCACATGTTTCGCTGTGTCGCTAGGTATGGATACAAGGACATCCACAAGAAAGATGACGACTTTGAGAAGATGCTCCTTGACAGGCTCTTGATCTTCGTCAAACTGGAGAGCATGATGGATGGCTATTCTGACTCTGAGGATTTCACCATGACAGAGCCGAGATCTACCAGAGCACTGCTGCTGAGTGAGAAGGCTGGGAGCAACACGATGTGCTCCACTGGTGACCTGAGCTACTCATCACAGGACTCCATTGTGCCGGCCAAGTCACCTCTCACGGGGAACAGCCTGACAAGGTACTCGAGCCAGATGTTCGGCAACGAACTGGAGTTCCTGAACCGGTGCAAGGATGCCGGCATCGTGCACATCCTTGGGAACACGGTTGTGCAGGCGCGCAGGGATGCAGGGGTCATCAAGAAGATTGCTGTGGATTATGTGTATGCCTTCCTTAGGAAGCTCTGCAGGGAGAACAGTGTGATATTCAATGTTCCCCATGAAAGCCTTCTGAATGTAGGCCAGATATATTATATATGA